A part of Desulfofundulus salinus genomic DNA contains:
- the cooS gene encoding anaerobic carbon-monoxide dehydrogenase catalytic subunit: MSDLTGNTKTNSLKGGSTETDHSKKSTDPAVQQMLEKAAREGIQTVWDRYQAMRPLCRFGETGLCCRHCLQGPCRINPLGREPRVGICGATADVIVIRGLDRAIAAGAAGHSGHAKHLAHTLKKAAEGRAPDYLVKDKEKLHSVARRLGIVTDGRPENEIALDVARAALADFHEKDTPVTWVTSVLPPDRLEVFSRHGLVPAGIDHEIAEVMHRTSMGCDADASNLLLGGLRCALGDLAGCYMATDLSDILFGTPSPVVTECNLGVLKAGAVNVAVHGHNPVLSDIIVLVAKEMEAEARAAGAQGINVVGICCTGNEVLMRHGISPCTHSVSQEMAIITGALDALVVDYQCIQPAVATVAECLGTTVITTMDMAKITGTTHVDFSEETAVENARQILRLAIESFTRRRGKPVEIPAMKKKVFAGFSVEAILSALGRLDAGDPLKPLIDHLTAGNIRGVCLFAGCNNVKVPQDYNFITTARKLLEQDVLVLASGCSAGALMRHGFMDPASVEELCGGGLKAVLTAIGEANGLGGPLPPVLHVGSCVDNSRAAALAVALAGRLGVDLDRLPVVASAAEAMHEKAVSIGAWAVALGLPTHVGVMLPVSGGPLVHRILTEEVKGLTGGYFILEPDPESATEKLLEAINERRAGLGLHY; encoded by the coding sequence ATGTCTGATTTAACAGGAAACACTAAGACAAATTCTCTAAAGGGTGGAAGTACCGAAACCGACCACAGCAAAAAATCCACAGACCCCGCCGTACAGCAAATGCTGGAGAAGGCTGCACGGGAAGGGATCCAGACCGTGTGGGACCGTTATCAGGCCATGCGCCCCCTGTGCAGGTTTGGTGAGACCGGCCTGTGCTGCCGCCACTGCCTGCAGGGGCCATGCCGCATCAACCCCTTGGGCCGTGAGCCCAGGGTGGGCATCTGCGGCGCCACTGCCGACGTGATCGTGATCCGGGGGCTGGACCGGGCCATTGCCGCCGGGGCGGCGGGACACTCCGGCCACGCCAAGCACCTGGCCCATACCCTGAAAAAGGCGGCTGAAGGAAGAGCCCCTGATTATCTGGTTAAAGACAAAGAAAAACTGCACTCCGTAGCCAGGCGCCTGGGCATTGTCACAGACGGCCGTCCGGAGAACGAAATCGCCCTGGATGTGGCCCGGGCCGCCCTGGCGGATTTTCATGAGAAGGACACTCCGGTAACATGGGTAACCAGTGTTCTGCCACCCGACCGTCTCGAGGTTTTTTCCAGGCATGGGCTGGTTCCCGCCGGTATTGACCATGAGATAGCGGAGGTCATGCACCGTACCTCCATGGGCTGCGACGCCGACGCGTCCAACCTGCTCCTGGGGGGCCTGCGCTGCGCCCTGGGGGATCTGGCCGGTTGCTACATGGCCACCGACCTGTCTGACATCCTTTTTGGCACTCCTTCCCCCGTGGTTACCGAGTGCAATCTCGGTGTGCTTAAGGCCGGTGCCGTCAATGTGGCCGTTCACGGGCACAATCCCGTACTGTCCGACATAATAGTGCTGGTGGCCAAAGAGATGGAGGCTGAGGCCCGGGCAGCCGGCGCCCAGGGCATTAATGTGGTGGGTATTTGCTGCACCGGCAATGAAGTATTGATGCGCCACGGCATCTCCCCCTGCACCCACTCGGTGAGCCAGGAGATGGCCATCATCACCGGGGCGCTGGATGCCCTGGTGGTCGACTACCAGTGTATACAGCCCGCCGTGGCCACGGTGGCTGAATGCTTGGGGACGACGGTGATCACCACCATGGACATGGCGAAGATCACGGGCACCACGCATGTTGATTTCTCCGAAGAAACTGCCGTTGAAAACGCCCGGCAGATTCTCCGCCTGGCCATTGAAAGTTTTACCCGTCGCCGGGGTAAACCGGTGGAAATCCCGGCAATGAAAAAGAAAGTGTTTGCCGGTTTTTCCGTCGAAGCCATTTTAAGTGCCCTGGGAAGGCTTGATGCCGGCGACCCGCTGAAGCCGCTGATTGATCATCTTACCGCCGGTAATATCCGGGGCGTATGCCTTTTCGCCGGGTGCAACAATGTGAAAGTTCCCCAGGATTACAACTTCATTACCACAGCCCGCAAGCTTCTGGAGCAAGACGTTCTGGTGCTGGCCAGCGGTTGCAGTGCAGGCGCCCTCATGCGCCACGGGTTTATGGATCCGGCCAGCGTCGAGGAGCTATGCGGCGGCGGCCTGAAAGCTGTCCTGACTGCCATTGGTGAGGCCAACGGGCTGGGTGGTCCCCTGCCCCCGGTGCTTCACGTGGGTTCCTGCGTGGACAATTCCCGGGCGGCGGCCCTGGCCGTGGCGCTGGCCGGACGCCTGGGCGTGGATCTGGACAGGCTTCCGGTGGTGGCCTCGGCCGCTGAAGCAATGCACGAAAAGGCCGTTTCCATAGGCGCCTGGGCCGTGGCCCTGGGGTTGCCCACCCACGTGGGTGTTATGCTCCCGGTGTCGGGGGGGCCTCTGGTGCATCGTATTCTTACGGAAGAGGTTAAAGGGCTGACCGGAGGTTACTTCATTTTGGAGCCGGACCCTGAATCCGCAACCGAAAAGCTCCTGGAAGCCATCAATGAACGCCGGGCCGGCCTGGGATTGCATTATTAG
- a CDS encoding AMP-binding protein translates to MEEPVRLTYARLYDQVARLAKSLREMGVTVGDRVAGFMPNMIETVVAMLAATSIGAIWSSCSPDFGVKGVYDRFGQIQPRVLFCANGYSYNGKTYDSLERVAGILKSWSAPPLSPPCPSTSGTIPTRRSTGAPTLTSIPTCGVTGITWRLPVPAA, encoded by the coding sequence ATGGAAGAGCCGGTGCGCCTGACCTACGCCCGGCTGTACGATCAGGTGGCCCGGCTGGCCAAATCCCTGCGGGAGATGGGCGTTACGGTGGGAGACCGGGTGGCGGGCTTCATGCCCAACATGATCGAGACCGTGGTGGCCATGCTGGCCGCCACCAGCATCGGGGCCATCTGGTCCTCCTGCTCGCCGGATTTTGGCGTTAAAGGGGTGTACGACCGGTTCGGGCAGATCCAGCCCAGAGTGCTGTTTTGCGCCAATGGATATTCCTACAACGGCAAAACCTACGACTCCCTGGAAAGAGTGGCCGGCATCTTAAAAAGCTGGTCTGCACCGCCCCTTTCCCCTCCATGCCCGTCTACTTCTGGAACGATCCCGACAAGAAGAAGTACAGGAGCACCTACTTTGACGTCTATCCCAACGTGTGGCGTCACGGGGATTACGTGGAGATTACCGGTACCGGCGGCGTGA
- a CDS encoding hydrogenase iron-sulfur subunit, translating to MSVMLSQPPLADPVSQERREPDLKVVASFEPKIVGLVCNWCSYAGADLAGTSRIQYPPNIRLVRVMCTGSVDPLYILRPLMDGADGVLVGGUHPGDCHYGSGNYKARRRLAALRAILKQFGIGEERVWFRFISASEGKRFAETVQEMVNELKKLGPNPLRRRWDI from the coding sequence ATGAGCGTGATGCTTTCGCAACCGCCGTTAGCAGACCCGGTTTCGCAAGAACGGCGGGAACCCGACCTGAAAGTGGTGGCTTCCTTCGAGCCCAAAATTGTCGGTCTGGTGTGCAACTGGTGTTCCTACGCAGGGGCGGACCTGGCCGGGACCTCGCGCATCCAGTACCCGCCCAACATACGTCTGGTAAGGGTTATGTGCACCGGTTCTGTGGATCCCCTCTATATCCTGCGCCCCCTGATGGACGGGGCCGACGGCGTGCTGGTGGGCGGGTGACACCCGGGAGATTGCCACTATGGTAGTGGCAATTATAAGGCCCGGCGCCGTCTTGCGGCCCTGCGGGCCATCCTCAAGCAGTTCGGCATCGGAGAAGAACGGGTGTGGTTCCGTTTCATCAGCGCTTCCGAGGGCAAGCGGTTTGCCGAAACAGTCCAGGAAATGGTTAACGAGTTGAAAAAACTGGGGCCCAACCCCCTGCGCCGCCGTTGGGATATTTGA
- a CDS encoding respiratory nitrate reductase subunit gamma: protein MDFGHYLIAGVMPYVAVAFFVLGLGYKIVYWFKAPMHLHWELFPYPHTISEQLKEMITEVFTLHSLYRFNRKHWLPSLMMHWGFYLLVGWLVVLLLGFSFAAYVGTTGGVLVLAGSFSLFLLRLLDAEVRKISAPVEYINLIFVFLLASSGLFSGFLGDIQLVRSYFLSLLAFRPDASIAATYLTPLLLFELFLIYIPFTRMAHFAAKFFTYHKIKWGELH, encoded by the coding sequence ATGGATTTCGGGCATTATTTAATTGCCGGGGTTATGCCCTATGTCGCTGTTGCTTTCTTTGTTTTGGGATTGGGGTATAAGATAGTCTACTGGTTTAAAGCCCCCATGCACCTGCACTGGGAACTCTTTCCTTACCCTCATACTATATCGGAACAGCTTAAGGAAATGATTACCGAAGTTTTCACCCTGCACAGCCTGTACCGTTTCAATCGCAAACACTGGCTGCCTTCCCTGATGATGCACTGGGGCTTTTATTTGCTCGTTGGTTGGCTGGTTGTTTTGCTTTTGGGCTTTTCATTTGCTGCTTATGTGGGTACAACCGGGGGTGTTTTGGTTCTTGCCGGCTCCTTCTCGCTGTTTTTACTGCGGCTTCTGGACGCCGAAGTGCGCAAAATATCGGCCCCGGTTGAATATATCAACCTGATTTTTGTCTTCCTCCTGGCCTCTAGTGGCCTGTTCAGCGGCTTTTTAGGAGATATCCAGTTAGTGAGGAGTTATTTCCTTAGTTTGCTTGCCTTTAGACCTGATGCATCCATTGCAGCTACTTACCTGACACCGTTATTGTTGTTTGAGCTGTTCCTGATCTATATTCCTTTTACGCGCATGGCTCACTTTGCGGCCAAGTTCTTTACCTACCACAAGATTAAATGGGGTGAGCTTCACTGA
- a CDS encoding (Fe-S)-binding protein, protein MSAVVAQKVFDEYRVLSDEVLKPGEPRVEKFLQAMRKSLQQKENWTFWLPYILSLDTCMKCGTCAEVCPVYQSTGRKEIYHPVYRTDMLRKIYKRYFTLPGKLFPWLVGAEDLTEEKLNALAENVYRCTICRRCSYVCPVAIDNGVIVREARKIFDAIGIAPDELKKKGTRLQLQAGNATGMPAAAFLDMVEFLEDEIEETRGYRIKIPVDKEGAEYLLMHNAGDYLAFAETVMGAAEVMHAAGVDWTLNSPNTGINDAVNYGVFYSDVEFSAVIKAHVETARKLGIKKLVVGECGHAFEALKYLILRLIPPEERPFEVISILELEDQWIREGRIKVDPQKNLEPVTFHDSCKLGRLGGMFEEPRRILEACCPDFREMTPNREMSLCCGGGSGFAIMEKGGFLKFRMETYGRLKAEQLKATGAKIVACACSNCKAQFREIINYHKLPMRYAGVSELLANALVR, encoded by the coding sequence ATGTCTGCCGTGGTAGCGCAAAAAGTATTTGACGAATACCGTGTCCTTTCCGATGAAGTGTTAAAGCCGGGTGAGCCCCGGGTGGAAAAATTCCTGCAGGCCATGCGGAAGTCGCTCCAGCAAAAGGAAAACTGGACCTTCTGGTTGCCCTATATCCTTTCCCTGGATACCTGCATGAAATGCGGCACCTGTGCCGAGGTCTGCCCGGTTTACCAGTCCACAGGGCGCAAGGAGATCTACCACCCGGTTTACCGCACCGACATGCTGCGGAAGATCTATAAACGGTACTTTACCCTGCCGGGGAAACTCTTCCCCTGGCTGGTAGGGGCGGAAGACCTTACGGAAGAAAAACTCAACGCCCTGGCAGAAAACGTTTACCGGTGCACCATCTGCCGCCGCTGCTCTTACGTCTGCCCGGTGGCCATTGACAACGGGGTGATTGTGCGGGAGGCCAGGAAGATCTTTGATGCCATCGGCATTGCACCGGACGAGCTCAAGAAAAAGGGAACCCGGCTGCAGCTGCAGGCCGGCAACGCCACCGGAATGCCTGCGGCGGCCTTCCTGGACATGGTGGAGTTCCTCGAGGATGAAATCGAAGAGACCAGGGGGTATCGAATTAAAATACCGGTGGATAAAGAGGGTGCCGAGTACTTGCTCATGCACAATGCCGGCGATTACCTGGCCTTTGCCGAGACGGTAATGGGCGCCGCTGAAGTTATGCATGCGGCCGGCGTTGACTGGACCCTGAACTCGCCGAATACGGGGATAAACGACGCCGTCAACTACGGCGTGTTCTACAGCGACGTGGAATTTTCGGCCGTCATCAAGGCCCATGTGGAAACGGCCAGGAAGTTGGGAATTAAAAAGCTGGTGGTCGGCGAGTGCGGGCATGCCTTCGAGGCGCTGAAGTACTTGATCCTGAGGCTGATTCCGCCCGAGGAGAGGCCCTTTGAAGTGATAAGCATCCTGGAACTGGAGGACCAGTGGATCCGGGAAGGACGCATTAAAGTTGACCCGCAGAAAAACCTGGAGCCGGTTACCTTCCATGATTCGTGCAAGCTGGGCCGCCTGGGTGGCATGTTTGAAGAGCCTCGCCGGATCCTGGAGGCCTGCTGCCCCGATTTTCGCGAGATGACGCCCAACCGGGAAATGAGCCTGTGCTGCGGTGGCGGCAGCGGCTTTGCCATCATGGAAAAGGGAGGTTTCCTGAAGTTCCGTATGGAAACCTACGGCAGGCTTAAAGCCGAGCAGCTTAAGGCCACGGGGGCCAAAATTGTTGCCTGCGCCTGTTCCAACTGCAAGGCGCAGTTCCGGGAGATTATCAATTACCACAAGCTGCCCATGCGTTATGCCGGCGTCAGCGAGTTGCTGGCCAACGCTCTGGTGCGCTAA
- a CDS encoding 4Fe-4S dicluster domain-containing protein encodes MKTALLKVESGSPRQAAANFFQALLDRQVVDALIVPREVPSRRMVVPALAVSGDGLSGANPFAPVAIINAARAVSRLTSRDPGVKVGAVLRPCEIRALVEMAKFQQITLEQVLIIGTDCLGTFEPADYYHLTGAGFDTDAWLAQAAGSGKAALNGTKIRTACTICDAVSPSGAHLSLHWAGCDVSRELYIACDDERVNLDALFDGGILVPHELPAARQSLIESLQTQRRELAKEMCRDFASRVADVNRLLDELAPCLGCHNCREVCPICVCRECVFDSNLFEHEPSRYLHWAAARGALELPTDTLLYHLTRMHHMGVSCVGCGQCESGCPSKIPLTLLFRTIGQQLQQLFDYVPGASVDEPPPLTTYKEHELEPR; translated from the coding sequence ATGAAAACGGCTTTACTTAAGGTTGAATCCGGTTCCCCCCGGCAGGCCGCGGCAAACTTTTTCCAGGCCCTGCTGGACCGGCAGGTGGTGGATGCCCTGATCGTTCCCAGGGAAGTGCCTTCCCGGCGCATGGTGGTGCCCGCCCTGGCCGTGTCCGGGGATGGGCTGTCCGGCGCGAACCCCTTTGCCCCCGTGGCCATTATCAATGCTGCCCGGGCCGTAAGCAGGCTGACTTCCCGGGATCCCGGGGTGAAAGTGGGGGCGGTTTTGCGTCCCTGTGAAATCCGGGCGCTGGTGGAAATGGCCAAATTCCAGCAGATCACCCTGGAGCAGGTGCTGATCATCGGTACGGACTGCCTGGGCACCTTTGAACCGGCCGATTATTACCACCTGACGGGGGCAGGCTTTGATACCGACGCCTGGCTGGCCCAGGCGGCGGGCTCCGGCAAGGCGGCCTTGAACGGGACGAAAATCAGAACGGCCTGCACCATTTGCGATGCCGTATCTCCTTCCGGTGCTCATTTGTCTCTGCACTGGGCGGGCTGTGATGTCAGCCGGGAACTCTACATTGCCTGCGACGATGAACGGGTTAACCTGGACGCTCTCTTTGACGGCGGCATTTTAGTTCCGCACGAATTGCCGGCGGCCAGGCAATCCCTCATCGAATCCCTGCAAACACAGCGCCGCGAACTGGCAAAAGAAATGTGCCGGGATTTTGCTTCACGGGTTGCGGACGTCAACCGGCTGCTGGATGAACTGGCCCCCTGCCTTGGCTGTCATAACTGCCGGGAGGTTTGTCCCATTTGTGTCTGCCGGGAGTGTGTTTTTGACAGCAACCTGTTTGAACACGAGCCGTCCAGGTACCTGCACTGGGCGGCGGCCCGGGGTGCGCTGGAGCTGCCCACCGACACGCTGCTGTATCACCTGACGCGCATGCATCACATGGGTGTCAGCTGCGTGGGCTGCGGCCAATGTGAAAGCGGCTGTCCCAGCAAGATACCCCTGACCCTTCTTTTCCGCACCATCGGGCAACAACTGCAGCAGCTCTTTGACTATGTGCCCGGTGCCAGTGTTGACGAACCGCCTCCCTTGACCACCTACAAGGAGCACGAACTGGAGCCCCGGTAA
- a CDS encoding AMP-binding enzyme, whose amino-acid sequence MEITGTGGVIIYGRSDATLNPGGVRIGTAEIYRVVESLPEILDSIVVGQDWENDVRVILFVKLAGGVELTGQLINKIKTAIRDNTTPRHVPARIIAVKDIPYTLNGKKVEMAVRNVIHNQPVLYKDALANPEALKNLPELQS is encoded by the coding sequence GTGGAGATTACCGGTACCGGCGGCGTGATTATCTACGGCCGCTCCGACGCCACTTTAAATCCCGGCGGGGTGCGCATTGGCACGGCGGAGATTTACCGCGTGGTGGAATCCCTGCCCGAAATCCTGGACAGCATTGTGGTGGGTCAGGACTGGGAAAACGACGTGCGGGTGATCCTTTTTGTCAAGCTCGCCGGAGGCGTGGAACTAACCGGCCAGTTAATCAATAAAATCAAGACCGCCATTCGGGATAACACGACGCCCCGCCACGTTCCGGCCAGGATCATTGCCGTCAAGGACATTCCCTACACCTTGAACGGCAAAAAGGTGGAAATGGCGGTGCGCAATGTCATCCACAACCAGCCGGTGCTCTACAAGGACGCCCTGGCCAACCCTGAAGCCCTTAAAAACCTCCCCGAGCTGCAAAGTTGA
- a CDS encoding 4Fe-4S binding protein, producing the protein AAEGLYLCGLAHSPKLVGESITQANAAAMRAVTLLARDRLANVAITATVEEELCVGCGMCVKVCDYQARSIDPLRRVADVNEALCQGCGACVAACPNGASQQKGYEKGQLLAMVSAALEAV; encoded by the coding sequence GCGGCGGAAGGGTTGTACCTGTGCGGCCTGGCCCACTCGCCCAAGCTGGTGGGGGAAAGCATCACCCAGGCCAATGCAGCGGCCATGCGGGCGGTGACGCTGCTGGCCAGGGACCGCCTGGCCAACGTGGCCATTACCGCCACGGTGGAGGAGGAACTCTGCGTGGGCTGCGGCATGTGCGTTAAGGTGTGTGACTACCAGGCCCGGAGCATAGACCCTTTGCGACGGGTGGCCGATGTGAACGAAGCCCTGTGCCAGGGGTGCGGGGCCTGTGTGGCCGCATGTCCCAACGGCGCTTCCCAGCAGAAGGGTTATGAAAAGGGACAGTTGCTGGCCATGGTCAGCGCGGCCCTGGAAGCGGTGTAA
- a CDS encoding FAD-dependent oxidoreductase, with amino-acid sequence MATNSQPRGSVVVVGAGISGMQSALDLAEAGFKVYVVERGPAIAGHMSMLDKTFPTNDCSMCILSPKVADLGGHHNIEVLTLAEVTGVSGEPGDFTVTVHKHPRFVDLTRCVSCGRCEQVCPQEAADDFNQGLGVRKAIYKPYAQAFPNAYVVDPDACLQCGACVEKCARKAIDHHMRGEEFQIRAGAVILSPGFELFDAVARPELGYGRFPNVVTSLQFERILSASGPYEGHLVRPSDGKEPRRIAWLQCVGSREPRSGIDYCSAVCCMYATKEAIVAREHTPGLETTIFYMDMRAYGKGFEQYYRRAKDELGVRYVRCVVSEVKEVPGTRNLLLRYRTPEGIFREEEFDMVVLSVGMRPARGTRELAAALGVELNRFGFCRNDPFNPVATSRLGIFAGGAFAGPKDIPETVTEASAAAGCVSRLLSAARGSETRVKEYPPERPVHKEPPRVGVFVCHCGINIGSVVRVPEVVEYAKHLPWVVHAQEFLFACAQDSLEKIRRTIVNRKLNRVVVASCTPRTHAPLFQNVLREAGLNPYLYEHVNIREHSSWVHRNRPQEATEKARDLVRMAVARARLLTPIAQTYTEINKGALVVGGGVAGMTAALSLAEQGFQVSLVEKEAELGGNARHLYYTLQGSDPR; translated from the coding sequence GTGGCAACAAACAGCCAGCCAAGAGGCTCCGTGGTGGTTGTGGGCGCCGGCATCAGCGGGATGCAGTCGGCCCTGGACCTGGCCGAGGCGGGGTTTAAAGTCTACGTGGTGGAGCGGGGCCCCGCCATTGCCGGCCACATGTCCATGCTGGATAAAACCTTCCCCACCAACGACTGTTCCATGTGCATCCTTTCCCCCAAAGTGGCCGACCTTGGGGGACATCACAACATCGAAGTGCTCACCCTGGCCGAGGTTACCGGGGTAAGCGGTGAGCCGGGCGACTTTACCGTTACCGTCCACAAGCACCCCCGCTTTGTGGATTTAACCCGCTGCGTCAGCTGCGGCCGCTGTGAGCAGGTCTGCCCCCAGGAAGCGGCCGACGACTTCAACCAGGGCCTGGGTGTGCGCAAGGCCATCTACAAACCCTATGCCCAGGCTTTTCCCAACGCCTATGTGGTGGATCCCGACGCCTGCCTGCAGTGCGGCGCATGCGTGGAGAAATGCGCCCGCAAGGCCATTGACCACCATATGCGCGGGGAAGAATTCCAGATCCGGGCGGGGGCGGTGATCCTTTCCCCCGGCTTTGAGCTGTTCGATGCGGTTGCCCGGCCGGAGCTCGGTTACGGGCGCTTCCCCAACGTGGTTACCAGCCTGCAGTTTGAGCGGATCTTGAGCGCTTCGGGGCCATATGAAGGCCATCTGGTGCGGCCTTCCGACGGCAAAGAGCCCCGGCGCATCGCCTGGCTGCAGTGCGTTGGCTCCCGGGAGCCCCGCTCCGGGATCGATTACTGCTCGGCGGTGTGCTGCATGTACGCAACCAAGGAGGCCATCGTCGCCAGGGAACACACCCCCGGGCTGGAAACAACCATCTTTTACATGGATATGCGGGCCTACGGCAAGGGCTTTGAACAGTACTACCGGCGGGCGAAAGACGAGCTGGGTGTACGCTACGTCCGCTGTGTGGTATCCGAAGTGAAGGAAGTGCCCGGCACCAGGAACCTGCTGCTGCGCTACCGCACCCCGGAAGGCATTTTCCGGGAGGAAGAGTTCGACATGGTGGTGCTGTCGGTGGGCATGCGCCCCGCCCGGGGAACCCGGGAACTGGCCGCCGCCCTGGGGGTGGAGCTGAACCGGTTCGGTTTTTGCCGGAACGATCCGTTCAACCCGGTGGCTACCTCCAGGCTGGGGATCTTTGCCGGCGGCGCCTTTGCCGGCCCCAAGGACATCCCCGAAACGGTGACCGAGGCCAGCGCGGCGGCGGGCTGCGTCTCCCGGTTGTTGAGCGCCGCCCGGGGCAGTGAAACCCGGGTCAAGGAGTACCCCCCGGAAAGGCCGGTACATAAAGAGCCGCCCCGGGTGGGGGTGTTTGTCTGCCACTGCGGCATCAACATCGGCAGCGTGGTGCGGGTGCCCGAGGTGGTGGAGTACGCCAAACACCTGCCGTGGGTGGTGCACGCCCAGGAGTTTCTCTTTGCCTGCGCTCAGGACAGCCTGGAGAAGATCCGCAGAACCATTGTTAACCGCAAGCTCAACCGGGTAGTGGTGGCGTCGTGCACGCCGCGGACCCACGCGCCGCTGTTCCAGAACGTTTTGAGGGAAGCGGGGCTGAACCCCTACCTGTACGAGCATGTGAACATCCGGGAGCACTCCTCCTGGGTGCACCGGAACCGGCCGCAGGAGGCCACGGAAAAGGCCAGGGACCTGGTGCGCATGGCCGTGGCCCGGGCGCGCCTGCTCACCCCCATTGCCCAGACCTACACCGAGATCAATAAGGGCGCCCTGGTGGTAGGCGGGGGAGTGGCGGGCATGACGGCAGCCCTCTCCCTGGCAGAACAGGGCTTTCAAGTTAGCCTGGTGGAAAAGGAAGCTGAGCTGGGCGGGAACGCCAGGCACCTCTACTACACCCTGCAGGGCTCGGATCCCCG
- a CDS encoding Crp/Fnr family transcriptional regulator: MRSFGLIKNNKLLSGLSQEQLKEFSASFKEVSLKKKEMAFSPGRYSRDIFLVTEGRIKVFLTYPDGKEFILTLLEPGDIFSGHTRAFGQALEDSVMLLVPLHAFQKMLAKYPELTSGLVRVLGDALKHSLDVIEQLVFMESRDRLAKLLYQWACSRGVPRDGGVLVNTGLTRDELASLIGATRQMLATLIKDFEGRQVIKVYKRSIFVPDLEELKRMIFEN, from the coding sequence TTGCGCAGTTTTGGCTTAATAAAAAACAATAAATTGCTGAGCGGCCTGTCTCAAGAGCAGCTCAAGGAGTTTTCTGCCAGTTTTAAGGAGGTTAGCCTTAAGAAAAAGGAAATGGCCTTTTCCCCGGGACGCTATTCCAGGGACATTTTTCTGGTCACAGAGGGACGCATCAAGGTATTTCTCACCTATCCCGACGGTAAGGAGTTTATCCTGACCTTGCTGGAGCCGGGGGACATCTTCAGCGGGCACACCCGGGCATTCGGCCAGGCCCTTGAGGATTCGGTCATGCTGCTGGTGCCGCTGCACGCATTCCAAAAGATGCTGGCCAAATACCCCGAGCTGACGTCCGGCCTGGTCCGGGTGCTGGGAGACGCCCTAAAGCATTCCCTGGATGTGATCGAGCAGCTGGTTTTTATGGAATCCAGGGACCGTTTGGCCAAACTGTTGTATCAATGGGCGTGCAGCCGGGGTGTTCCCCGGGATGGGGGCGTTCTGGTGAACACCGGCCTGACCAGGGACGAACTGGCCAGCTTAATTGGGGCCACCCGGCAGATGCTGGCTACCTTAATCAAAGATTTCGAGGGCCGGCAGGTCATCAAGGTGTATAAAAGGAGCATTTTCGTACCGGACCTCGAGGAGTTAAAGAGAATGATTTTTGAAAATTAA
- a CDS encoding 4Fe-4S dicluster domain-containing protein, with the protein MATATLHLPAGAITVDVAFREEVARLSGQPLELCFQCQKCASGCYPTQEGDYTPNEIMRLIQYGARDAVFRSRTIWLCTSCETCGLRCPNGIRIAEVMDTLKQMAVERGITPAGETGPMFHNLFLNEIRATGRIHETMLMLKYKLKTGNLFADMKLGWQLFRRGKLPLLPRLKKDPAVRQIFERAGGQG; encoded by the coding sequence ATGGCCACGGCCACTCTCCACCTTCCGGCAGGGGCAATAACAGTGGATGTGGCGTTCCGGGAAGAGGTGGCTCGCTTAAGCGGTCAGCCCCTGGAGCTCTGCTTTCAGTGCCAGAAATGCGCCTCCGGCTGTTACCCCACCCAGGAAGGTGATTATACGCCCAATGAAATTATGCGCCTGATTCAGTACGGGGCCAGGGACGCGGTGTTTAGGAGCAGGACCATCTGGCTTTGTACGTCCTGTGAAACCTGCGGCCTGCGCTGTCCCAACGGCATTCGCATCGCAGAGGTAATGGACACATTAAAACAAATGGCCGTTGAGCGTGGCATTACCCCTGCCGGTGAGACCGGCCCAATGTTTCATAATCTGTTTCTCAATGAAATCAGGGCTACCGGCCGGATTCACGAAACCATGTTGATGCTCAAGTACAAGTTAAAAACCGGCAATCTTTTTGCGGATATGAAGCTGGGCTGGCAGCTCTTCCGGCGGGGTAAGCTGCCCCTGTTACCGCGCCTCAAAAAAGACCCGGCGGTGCGCCAGATCTTTGAGCGGGCCGGCGGGCAGGGGTAA
- a CDS encoding 4Fe-4S binding protein, giving the protein AAEGLYLCGLAHSPKLVGESITQANAAAMRAVTLLARDRLANVAITATVNPRRCVACGVCVQVCDYQARSIDPLRRVADVNEALCQGCGACVAACPNGASQQKGFEKAQLLAMLEAALEAV; this is encoded by the coding sequence GCGGCGGAAGGGTTGTACCTGTGCGGCCTGGCCCACTCGCCCAAGCTGGTGGGGGAAAGCATCACCCAGGCCAATGCGGCGGCCATGCGGGCGGTGACGCTGCTGGCCAGGGACCGCCTGGCCAACGTGGCCATCACCGCCACCGTCAACCCGCGGCGCTGCGTGGCCTGCGGGGTTTGCGTGCAGGTGTGCGACTACCAGGCCCGGAGCATAGACCCTTTGCGGCGGGTGGCCGATGTGAACGAAGCCCTGTGCCAGGGGTGTGGGGCCTGCGTGGCCGCATGTCCCAACGGCGCTTCCCAGCAAAAGGGGTTTGAAAAGGCCCAGCTCCTGGCCATGCTGGAGGCGGCCCTGGAAGCGGTGTAG